The genomic DNA AAAACACACTCGTTCATCAATGCACGATAACGTGCTTCTTGCACGCATGCACGGACACGGAGACATAAATCATTCTGAATACAAATAGATGCACTGGCACAGACTCCTGTGGAACGCTCTTTGTTAAAAGAGAAAAAGGTAACATATCCCAACAGAAAGGTTATACATGTGCTCtgggaaaattgagagagagagagagagagagagagagagagagagagagagagagagagagagagagagagagagcaatcagccAAGATTGATAGCGTCTTTAATATGCCCTATTAACATCTTTGTTTTGTCAGTAAACACGTGTAGCAATTATTacaacatgtatattatatatatatatatatatatatatatatatatatataatatatatatatatatatatatgtatatatatatatatatataatatatatatatatatatatatatatatatatatatatatgtgtgtgtgtgtgtgtgtgtgtgtgtgttgtttatgtttgcttaaaaaatcacagtagatgcacgtgacttcattaaataagcgaataccacaggaatatgataggcagaaatccaagcgctttcgtctttgctaagacactgtgtgtatttgtgtctAACTGTTTCTTCACCatacttcaaaacaatagttgTTTACGACAGGTTTAAAAGGTCACGTGGATTAGTGCTGATAACCCGACCTCTTTATAGGAAGGTACCTGACGAAAATACTTGAGAGACGCAAACAATGGCTAAATAAAAAGACTGATTCTAAATAACCAAGTCTATTTCTGAAACTTCAGTTGCTTGATGCAGTTGGATTTGGAGTTACGAAACCGACGAGACAATACAGAAAAagggtaaaatattattattattattattattattattattattattattattattattattattattattattattattattaacattattatttaacACTAACTCGTTTCAAAATACGCATGAACTGACAAAGAAATAATTTCTACAACGATTTCAGTGGAGGAAATAAGTAGGAGAATTTTGGAAATTGAACTTTGTACAAGGAATACACCTTTCATTTTGTGTACTCTCacagatattttttcaaaattatgtttttgacttgttatatatatatatatatatatatatatacacacacacacacacacacacacacacaatatatatatatatatatatatatatatctatatatataatatatatatatatatatatatatatatattatgtattatatatgtatgtatgtatgtatatacacatatatacacacacacacacacattatatatatatatatatatatatatatatatatagttaatatatatatatatatatatatatatatataataacatattctCAAATAATTTGTGTATGGTTTATCAGGTTAGACGTTGACATCGTTCAGGTAACGGACCTACCCCCGGGCAAGGAGAATACCCCTGTCGACTTGCAGGTGGgtgtaaacattgtatttttttgttcCGTTTGTTTGCCTGCCAGTtgcacggtccagatagaaccgTGGCTAGTTGTCATTATACCACACGAACACTAATATctgaatttctatgaaaaatttgACCCTGGCATCAATGAACTTTCTCCGAGCCCTTTTGTTTACTCTTTCAAACTTTTGGAACCACAATGTATAACCCGTTTATGTTTAGAGCATTGCTAAGACCCCGGACACCTATACTAATCAAAAGGTAATTTTGCAAAAACATTAACacggagattgattgattgattgtaaggTAGTTGGCGTCAAACATAACATGAAGGAAGTCTACAAGATCAGCGTTTTCAAAATGTACGATAAGATATGGCGTAGTCTTATGTTAAGttagaataaaaatttgatttaAGATGTATTTAAAGATAACTCATACATaattacatgcatgcatacatacaatttACATTGCTCATTCATATTTGCGGGTCTATATTTTCTTCATCTATACACTtgtatgagaaataaaaataatgcatacatacaattGACATTGCTCATTCATATTTGCATATGTCtgtattttcttcatatatatacttgtatgggAGTAATTCCACTGCATACGTTAAGTTTTCAGGAATAACAGAATAACGCTTCTTCAAGCATAGTAGGGGCACAGGAAACAGTTTAGGAGAATGGCAATAAGGTACACAAAAGGAACGAAGACCACAAGAGATAATCAGGGATAATCTGGTTGCGAAGCGAAGAAAAAACAAACCTAACGCTAAACCCACAatcatataaaacagaaaaataaataatgattgctttgtttgtatttgaaacagataaaaaacaaacatcgatttctttgttcatatttatcaacagactatttcatatatatattctagaagcATCAAGTTAAAACAGTCTAGATTGAAAGTTCTAGACTACTCCCAGTGTCTGAGTTGATAAAACAAGACTCAAATGagactgtgaatgcacagtaaatcctgctcctacagataagtgagcccaCGATGTCTCCTCCGgtagactaacaagtctttgagacatactaATCCCTGTAACTCCTGGTAACATTTCATGGCGTCGTTGCTTAGAACGGCTGCTGACCTAGCCTCATTCTGGTTTGAAGGATGATCACAATCTCTCACAATAATGTACAAAGGAAGAGTTtgtacataggcaggatgtatgttccacctctcctgaaagacgtattcatcaggagaggtggaacatacatcctaaccatgtgaactctcgagagagactgagagtttccagttctgtcactggcttatcaacagccaatcaggagtgtcgtaagggactggccaagacatcaaatgtacggctgatgtgaatctactatagtgattttgtttttgtacatataCTGCATCAATAAATATACATCCTGTACTTACATATACACTTATGGGCGGAATAAATCTAGTCATATCTTCATCTTTCAGGTCCGTCTAAATCCCGGGCAACGGAAAAACTGGATTAAGGGTATTCAACCGGGGATGAGACACGATACGGAATCATTTACAGCAAAGACAAGCATAAAGGTAataacgctttctctctctctctctctctctctctctctctctctctctctctctctctctcttctcgtgatTCTCTTTAGTCTcaatatacacgcatacataacatataagtatatatatatatatatatatatatatatatatatatatatatatatatataatatatttgttatacacgtgtattgaaaatgaagaatcagaaatatatatatatatatatatatatatatatatatatatatatatattatacgtatacgtatacgcTCAGGTACACGAATGCCCTATTattcttaatgtattaaaattcacTCATTTGCATAAACCTTCAACATGTTGACATGCATTACGCATAGTGTCGCCATCCCCATGTGAAGTTCTTCTTGTTCCTTACAGACCCGGAAACTGATGGGTCGCTCCTTCATAGCATCGTTATGGACAAACACGAAAAGACCGTTGCCCCACCTGGCATTGGGTCATGCCATAGTGCCTCACCTCGAAGCTCAGGACTTGATGTCGGGAGAATGGAGAGTTTTCCCTCTGCAATTTCGTCAAGGGTCggaggtaatgagagagagagagagagagagagagagagagagagagagagagagagagagagagagcaatcctaGTAACGATATCTACCGTCATCCACCCTTTTAAGCTTCTGATTTCTTTCAGCAGTTCCATGACCATTTAGGGGAGAGAGAGCTCTCAGTAAGTATAAACAAGATAATAAAATGAATCCGTAAACACTTAACAGGGTACCACCAGTCCTAATAATCAGATGTGCCATCACTTATTCTTTTATACCTTTAATTGTTTTCTTGCCAATTGCATCTTGACAGTTGCCATCTTTAATAATCAAGATTACCAGTGCATTCTTTTATACCTTTAATTGTTTTTCTTGACAGTTGCATCTTAATAATCAGATACCATCATTCATCTTTTATACCTCTAATTGTTTTTCTTGACAGTTGCATCTTAATAATCAGATATACCATCATTGACTCTTTCATgcctctaattttttttattgacagttGAATCTTAATAATCAGATACCATCATTCACTCTTTTATACCTCTAATTGTTTTTCTTGACAGTTGCATCTTAATAATCAGATATACCATCATTGACTCTTTCATGCCTCTAATTTTTTTGATTGACAGCTGCATCTTAATAATCAGATATACCATCATTGACTCTTTCATGCCTCTAATTTTTTTGATTGACAGCTGCATCTTAATAATCAGATATACCATCATTGACTCTTTTATGCCTCTAATTGTTTTTCTTGACAGTTGCAAGACCACTTGGGCATGGGCTTGGTTGCCCTGTCCTGTTGCGAACGCATTTTCGGGCAATACACCTTTAGCGTTGACGTCATGCAGTTGAGGAACGTCAGAGTGCAGAGGTTTGGCGAAGGGGCTGTCAATTCGTCCAGAGGTAAAGGGAGGTTGTTATAATGtcccacttgagagagagagagagagagagagagagagagagagagagagagagagagagatggtatatgAACAAATTACAACTCACAGGTTGAAGTGGATAAAGTCATTTCTcactatcaagagagagagagagagagagagagagagagagagagagagagagaggacaactaTTCTTTCGCTttcacacacaataaaaaaaaaaatacacgcgcAACACCAATTTCTACGTTGATATTAcaccaaaatttaaattttgtcaaTGAAATTGCCGATATATTTTGACCTCTCCTTTGGGGAATTTCTGATTCTACGAacttcatttgtaattttattttatttaatatcacaaactgaagtaaaaaaaaaagaaatagtagtAATTCCAAGAAATCCGTGACGTCAGTAAACCAAAATCTTGTTTTATCCACTTTATTTCATTCTACAGACTTCATTTCTGCACATGTTTCAAATTTGAAATTATAAACTATAACTCGGCAATAACCGCTGTTATTCCAAAAACATGTTACTAAACAGTATGGTTAGTGCCAGTCTATACTTGATGTCGCAACGGGAAAATCTAATTTTGTGTCCATTGCTTAATTCTACAGATTCAATTGTAAACATCTTTAACTGGTATTGTAAACTGGATTTACAACAGTTTTGCGCACAAAAAAAATCCCTGTGACGACTTAATGAGGACAAGtataaaaatttaccatttttacattttacttaataaCTATGGTTATCTGGGTATGAACCATGTCTATACTAAAAATCTCCGCCATGTCCCGTAAGATGATATTAATGTTCTAGCCTCCATCTTCTCGTTCTTGTGCAGCAAAGGCTTTCATATGGGTAAAGGCGGAACACCTAGTCGAAAACACCCGCAGGAAGTACGAGCTGCCCCCGACGGAGCTCCTGAGACCTGCTGGGTACGATGAGTCTCAAGGTTGGGAAGCCATCTCGAAAAGAAACTGCACGCTGAGGGTCAACGTTCCCAAGGACAAGGTTCACCTTTCCTCCATCATACTTGAGGTAAAGTGAACCAGTCGTCTCTGATGTATCGTCtcagtgaatttctctctctctcacctactaCAACATTTACCTAGGAATCCCCCACCTGGTTCTGTATTTCCTCTTTATTATGACCTTTCGTTCTGGACCTTTGGCACTCTCTTCCATCTGCTGTTTTTCCCTGGAATACTCCACCTGGTTCTCGTTTTTCCTCTTCATTACAACCTTTCGTTCTGGACCTTTGGCACTCTCTTCCATCTGCTGATTTTCCTGACCCATTCAATCATCTATCCTTTCAAACAGTGGTCGCCAACCGGTGGTCAGTGAAAAAATGTTGATGGTCCGCAGGTGTTGCCAATTTAGCATTTAATGCTAGATTAACATTTTAGGGggatttagcattaaaaatttgGATCTCGGCTCCAAATAAAAACGGCCCTCCGTCTTGTAGTAACGTCATTGGAGCCAAAAATCAACATTTATTTCAAACAAGCAGGAACAAGTATCCCACTGCAATGTGTAATACTTAAACAAacctcaaaatttatttttttttaaataattaaactaggtgcatttcatattactaaaataaaagttttctgagGTAAATAAacgtatttaccttttttttttttatattagtggtccgccaaatttaaaattatacattagtGGTCAATGAAGTTCAAAAGGTTGGAGGCCGTTGCTTCAAAAGACAGCTCCTCTAACATCTAACGTTGGACCTCTACTCGTCGTGTTCCCCGTCTTACCAGGCTCTTGTAACACATAATTGACCTTCATTTCCAGATTCACGGAAAAGTCCGCCACAACCTCACCACTAAAGAGGCTCATTTAGGCTCTGTTAAGCTGGGACCAGAGTTGCTATTCGGAGGAGAAAACGCCGCAGCAAAGGGGCCGCTTTCAGTTTTGACCTCCGACGCAGAGGTCCCAAGCTTTGGGGATGGAAGCGATCACCAGGGCATGAAGGACGTGCCCGGTGACCCTCTCGACCCGAGGCTGACTCACTGGGGTCAGGCTCTGAGGCGTCAGGCCAAAGTGGAAATGTGGCATAGATTGCAGATTTaatcaataaagaaatataataatctaatctATTCCAATTTTCCTTTATGCGAAGCTTCCGTTTTTAACCATCACTTCTGAGATTGCTAGAACGTCGTCTTGCCTCCATTAATGCTGGATGGCTTGACAGATAAA from Macrobrachium nipponense isolate FS-2020 chromosome 43, ASM1510439v2, whole genome shotgun sequence includes the following:
- the LOC135214020 gene encoding uncharacterized protein LOC135214020 isoform X2; protein product: MTNREEPEEVSYVHSRGGRRHLGHPVVVPSTVVIKIQPESETIHRPDLESEDSCDGVSISQDAETTSQDAAGSYQEASSTTSKKCGYPSASSSTSGTLPNSNNTSFEGSLHTLGSTGSNPSIANSSQYDALLASLSETVSLPDLPGSCSPRGGKRPLIHLERSHRRPMKFLSPEEAAKPPVQSSPTSSHFSISKVTEFSPREKSQRRGGAFGSLFSSDGGVQYAGEYATEGSNAPVKIRSPYTLKAISSYGERVDTKSNPVWYSFGSLVVALRYRADKKALDVDIVQVTDLPPGKENTPVDLQVRLNPGQRKNWIKGIQPGMRHDTESFTAKTSIKTRKLMGRSFIASLWTNTKRPLPHLALGHAIVPHLEAQDLMSGEWRVFPLQFRQGSELQDHLGMGLVALSCCERIFGQYTFSVDVMQLRNVRVQRFGEGAVNSSRAKAFIWVKAEHLVENTRRKYELPPTELLRPAGYDESQGWEAISKRNCTLRVNVPKDKVHLSSIILEIHGKVRHNLTTKEAHLGSVKLGPELLFGGENAAAKGPLSVLTSDAEVPSFGDGSDHQGMKDVPGDPLDPRLTHWGQALRRQAKVEMWHRLQI